From the genome of Paraburkholderia largidicola:
GCATTTCGCGCGTCACGCTGTACCGGTTGTTGTGCTCGCACGGAATGCGGCATATGGAAAGCGAGCCACTTGCGCCACACGCCGAGATGCCGTCGACGATGCCGCATCTCTGAGCGCCCGGCCTCGCGGCCAACGGGCTGGTGTAAGGGCAAAAGCCCGGTCGATTGACCGGGCTTTTTTACGTTTGCGAAGCGCCTGTTCCTGAATGCCGGGTTCAGCCGTGCACGAAGCGCTCAGGCTTCAGATGGTTGCATTTGCGACCGTTCTCCTCGGCGCTACTCGCGCGTTCACGTGCGTTCGTCCGGCTTGCTAGAATCGGGTTTTTCCCAAAAACCGGTCCGGCGCGCCTGCGTCCTGCCGAAGGAACCCGCATGAAACAGTACCTCGACCTCGTCCGCACGATCCTCGATACCGGCAGCTGGCAGGAAAACCGCACCGGCATCCGCACGATCAGCATGCCGGGGGCGATGTTGCGCTTCGATCTGCAGCAGGGTTTCCCCGCCGTGACGACGAAGAAGCTCGCGTTCAAGTCGGCGATCGGCGAACTGATCGGCTTTCTGCGCGCATCGCGCAGTGCCGCCGATTTCCGTGCGCTCGGCTGCAAGGTCTGGGACGGGAACGCGAACGAAAACGCTCAGTGGCTCGCCAATCCGTACCGGCAAGGGCTCGACGACCTTGGCGACGTGTACGGCGTGCAGTGGCGCAAATGGCCCGCCTACAAGGTGCTCGATGCGACGGCGAGCGCGCAGCTCGAAGACGCGGCATCGCGCGGCTATGCGCCCGTCACCGAGTTCGAAGAAGACGGCGTGCGGAAGGTGCTGCTGTACAAAGCGATCGACCAGATTCGCCAGTGTCTCGACACGATCATGAACAACCCGTCCGACCGTCGGATTTTGTTTCATGCGTGGAATCCGGCCGTGCTCGAGGAAATCGCGCTTCCCGCGTGCCATCTGCTGTATCAGTTCCTGCCGAACGTTGCGAAGCGCGAAATTTCGCTGTGCCTGTATATCCGCAGTAACGACGTCGGGCTCGGCACGCCGTTCAACCTGACGGAAGGGGCGGCGCTGCTGCACCTCGTCGGCCGCCTGACGGGCTATACGCCGCGCTGGTTCACTTACTTCATCGGCGATGCGCATATCTATGAAAATCAGCTCGATATGTTGCAGCAGCAACTGATGCGCGATCCGTACGAAAGCCCGCAGTTCGCGATTTCGGAGCGCGTTCCCGACTATGCAAAGACGGGCGTGTACGAGCCTGAGTGGCTGGAGAAGATCGAGCCGTCCGATTTCTCGCTGGTCGGGTATCGCCACCATGAACCGCTGACGGCGCCGATGGCGATCTGATCTTCCAGCTGTATTCTTCGACTCGAACGAGAAAACGCCCGCCGCGATTCGCGGCGGGCGTTTCTGTTTGTGGCGTGACGCGGGTGCTTATCCGCGATGATGCTCGTCGTGTCCGCCGCCCGTGGTCCGCTGTTCCTGATGCGGCTGAGGTTGCGGTTGGGGTTGCGGATGCGGCTGTTGCACCTGCTGCGGCGGATGGGATTCCGGACGCGGTTGCGGCTGGGGACGCGGCTGAGGTTGCGGCTGTGGATGGAATTCCTGGCGAGCCTGCTGCTGCGGTTGTTGCGGTTGCGGATGAAACTCAGGACGCGGTTGAGGTTGCGGCTGCGGCCGGATTTCCTGACGCGCCTGCTGCTGCGGTTGCTGTGGTTGCGGATGAAACTCCGCGCGCGGCTGCGGTTGCGCTTGCGGTCGGAATTCCTGACGCGCCTGCTGCTGTGGTTGCGGCTGTGGCTGCGCGCGCATGTCGGCTCGCGGCTGCGGTGGCCCCTGAACCTGCTGCTGATGCATCTCCGGACGCGGTTGCGCCTGAGCTTGCTGCATCGGTGCGGGTTGCCCGCGCTGATCCTGCCCATGCGGCGTTTGTCCTTGTACGACGCCGCCGCCGAAACTAGTCCCCGGTCGCTGCGCCGGCTCACGTTGCTGCGCGACCTGACCCGGCTGTGACATCGGCGGACGCTGTCCGGCCGTCTGCGCCGCGCCGAACTGCTGCGGATTGCCGTGTTGCTGCGCCATCGGCGCATGGTGCTGTGTCCACGCGGGTTCATGCTGCTGTCCCGCGGCCATATCGGGACGTTGCGCGCTTCCGGGCTGACCCGGCTGTTGCAGCATCCCGTTCATCGGGCGGCCACCCGCAAATTGCGGCGGACGCGGTACGCCATTCCCCGGCTGCGCGGGCATGGCGTGCGGCTGGCCATTACCCTGCGCCTCGCCGCCCGGCCGCTGGCCATTCGGCGCGCCCGCCATCTGTCCCGGTACGAAGCCGTGTCCCGGCATGCCTGGCTGCTGCCCATTGCCTTGCGGCGTGCCGCCGCCGGGGCGCTGAGCGCCCGCACCGCCCGCCATCGGCGCACCCGGCATGACGCCAGGCATCTGCCCCGGCGCATGCGAGCGCACGACGCGAACATTCGCGACCGGCCCATTTCCGCCAACCGTCTGCGCACCGAAGCGCGCCGGCACCGATGTATGAACGATCGGCTCGCCTGCGCCCGGCACGCGTCCATGACCGCCTTGGGCGAAGTTCTGCGCGAGACGGTCATGAAACGCAGCCGGGACACTCGGGTTACGCGTACCGACGACCGGCCGCGCCATCACGTTCGCAGGCGGCCGATAAGCCGCGTTGCGCGTGCCCGGCCCGAAGCTCTGCCTGACGGGCGCTATGCCCGGCGCGCCTGCATTGAAGCGCGCGTTGCGCCATTGCCCGGGATCGACGCGGTGCGCAAAGCGATTGGTCGGCTGCCCGTGGACGAACGCTGTCGCGGGCATCGCTGTCACGGCGTTCGGCGCGCGATAGTTGATGTACGTGTTGTGGATGTTGTTATGGATATTCACCCGGTTGTTGACGATGACCGTGTTGTTCACGCGCTCGTAATAGCGCGGGCTCCAGTCATGATCGCGGCCCCAGTGCGGATGCCACGGCTCGCCGGGTCCGAGCGCGAACCACGCGAGACCGGCCGCCGCCGCGCCGCCGACAGCGAGGTTCACGCTCCAGTCGCTGCCGCCGCCGCCATCGCCGACGAAGGCAACGAGGGCAGGCGCATACACGGGCGGCTCGCTGACGGCGTCCTGTCCCGGTACCCAGGCCCACGAATCGTCGACATAAGCCCAGCGGCCATAGTGATACGGCGCAAAGCCCCACGGCGCGTCGTCGACCCATGTCCAGCCCCATGGCGCCTGCCAGGCCCAGTGGCCATCGCGATACGGCGCCCAGCCGGCCGGCTCCTGATTCGGTACCCACACCTGGCCATATTGCGGCGAGCTGCGCCACGTGCCGTTCGCATCGAGATCCTGATAGCCGGGCATTTCGCGCGATACATAACGTGCCGACACCGAGCGCTCCTCGGCCGCATCGCGACTCGCGGCCCACTGATCGAACGGATCGGCTCCGGGCGCGCCGCTGGCGGCCGCCTGCTGAAGGCTCGTGCCCGTGAACGTGACCTGTTGTCCGGCGCCGACGGGCACCTGGCCGTTGTCGCCATAGACGGTCGCGCTGCCGCTGCGCACCGTGACGGTAGTGCTGCTGCCATCTGGCGCGACATCGACGCGGTAGTCGCCGGGGCCGTTCAAGCCGAGCGCGAGGTTCGGCGTGTCGATCTCATACGACGAGCCGGGCGCGATCGCGCGCACACGCGTCGACAGCGTGCCTTGCGCGACTTTCAGCTGCGCGCTGTTGTCGTCGAGGTTCAGGATGTCGAGGCTGGTTTGCTCGCCCATGCGCACGGCTGTCGATCCGATATGCAGTTCGGAGCGGGCATTCTTGTCGTTCCACAACTGGTCGCCCGTCGTGAGCGGGCGGTTGACCTGCGCATATGACCAGTCGGACGCGCCCGCCGGTTCGGTCGTGACCGTGCCCGCCATGTAGTTCAGACGCGCGATGCGTCCGGGCGGGTCGCTATCCGGCGTGGCTTGCGCGTAGTTCGCGGGCGGCGGCGCGTCCTGCGCCACGGCGCTCTGCAACGCCAGCGAAGTCAGCGCGCCTGCCACGGCGAGCGCCACGAGCGAAGCGCGGCGCGCATCGCGTCGAAGGGCAGGGTTGGCGTGTCGGGATGTCGTACCGGGCGTGGTGAGTGATTTCATGGTTGTCGCTCCATCGGGCGCCGCGTCAGGCGGCGCCGTGTGAAATCACTGTACCTGTGGCCCCTGTTTCAAGGCGCTCTCATTTGTAAGCCACCCAGATGGCGCTGTAACAAAAGTTGTCGCGTGGATCGACTTGTCGGACGAATCGTTCGTCAGTGGGCCAGAAAAGCGTCGAACTGACGATGACCGACGGGCGTTACGCGCAGGATTCGCGGCCGGTCGGTGCGCTCGACCCAGCCCTGCGACGACCACGACTCGAGCAGCGCCGCCCCGAGCGCGCCGCCGAGATGCGGGCGCCGCTCGCTCCAGTCCGGGCAGGTGCAGGCGAAGCGCCGGCGGCGTCCGCGCTGCTGCGATACGTCGATGCCCCATTGCGCGAGCAGCGCCGCGCCGTCGGAGGTCGCTTCGAGCGCGTCGCCGTGGGCCGTCAGCAGGCCGCCGTCGATGAGCCGCTCGTAGACCCGCACGGCCACTTCGCCCGCCATGTGGTCGTAGCAGGTGCGCGCATAACGCATGTCGACGGGCACGGTGCGCGCCGGGCGCGGCACGGTGCGTTGCGGCGCCGTGGCTTGCGCGACGTTGGCGAGCGCCTCGATGGTCGACGCGATTTCTGCCGACGCGATCCGGAAATAGCGATGCCGGCCGCGCACTTCGAGCGCGAGCAGCCCGCCGTCCGTCAACCGCGCGAGATGCGCGCTCGCCGCCGATGGCGACAGGCCCGCGATCAGCGTCAGTTCGCCCGCGGGACGCGCGGTGCCGTCCATCAGCGCCCA
Proteins encoded in this window:
- a CDS encoding thymidylate synthase, with the protein product MKQYLDLVRTILDTGSWQENRTGIRTISMPGAMLRFDLQQGFPAVTTKKLAFKSAIGELIGFLRASRSAADFRALGCKVWDGNANENAQWLANPYRQGLDDLGDVYGVQWRKWPAYKVLDATASAQLEDAASRGYAPVTEFEEDGVRKVLLYKAIDQIRQCLDTIMNNPSDRRILFHAWNPAVLEEIALPACHLLYQFLPNVAKREISLCLYIRSNDVGLGTPFNLTEGAALLHLVGRLTGYTPRWFTYFIGDAHIYENQLDMLQQQLMRDPYESPQFAISERVPDYAKTGVYEPEWLEKIEPSDFSLVGYRHHEPLTAPMAI
- a CDS encoding DUF6600 domain-containing protein, which codes for MKSLTTPGTTSRHANPALRRDARRASLVALAVAGALTSLALQSAVAQDAPPPANYAQATPDSDPPGRIARLNYMAGTVTTEPAGASDWSYAQVNRPLTTGDQLWNDKNARSELHIGSTAVRMGEQTSLDILNLDDNSAQLKVAQGTLSTRVRAIAPGSSYEIDTPNLALGLNGPGDYRVDVAPDGSSTTVTVRSGSATVYGDNGQVPVGAGQQVTFTGTSLQQAAASGAPGADPFDQWAASRDAAEERSVSARYVSREMPGYQDLDANGTWRSSPQYGQVWVPNQEPAGWAPYRDGHWAWQAPWGWTWVDDAPWGFAPYHYGRWAYVDDSWAWVPGQDAVSEPPVYAPALVAFVGDGGGGSDWSVNLAVGGAAAAGLAWFALGPGEPWHPHWGRDHDWSPRYYERVNNTVIVNNRVNIHNNIHNTYINYRAPNAVTAMPATAFVHGQPTNRFAHRVDPGQWRNARFNAGAPGIAPVRQSFGPGTRNAAYRPPANVMARPVVGTRNPSVPAAFHDRLAQNFAQGGHGRVPGAGEPIVHTSVPARFGAQTVGGNGPVANVRVVRSHAPGQMPGVMPGAPMAGGAGAQRPGGGTPQGNGQQPGMPGHGFVPGQMAGAPNGQRPGGEAQGNGQPHAMPAQPGNGVPRPPQFAGGRPMNGMLQQPGQPGSAQRPDMAAGQQHEPAWTQHHAPMAQQHGNPQQFGAAQTAGQRPPMSQPGQVAQQREPAQRPGTSFGGGVVQGQTPHGQDQRGQPAPMQQAQAQPRPEMHQQQVQGPPQPRADMRAQPQPQPQQQARQEFRPQAQPQPRAEFHPQPQQPQQQARQEIRPQPQPQPRPEFHPQPQQPQQQARQEFHPQPQPQPRPQPQPRPESHPPQQVQQPHPQPQPQPQPHQEQRTTGGGHDEHHRG
- a CDS encoding ArsR/SmtB family transcription factor — its product is MAAAFPSEPSHFPGLSRIGALLADPGRAAMLWALMDGTARPAGELTLIAGLSPSAASAHLARLTDGGLLALEVRGRHRYFRIASAEIASTIEALANVAQATAPQRTVPRPARTVPVDMRYARTCYDHMAGEVAVRVYERLIDGGLLTAHGDALEATSDGAALLAQWGIDVSQQRGRRRRFACTCPDWSERRPHLGGALGAALLESWSSQGWVERTDRPRILRVTPVGHRQFDAFLAH